TCTATTTATTACCTAACATATTATCTCCCTGTTAGTTTGTAAACATGCTCCTCTCTCTGGATTACAAGACTAGGAGTAAGGGATCAATTACCTGAGCACTTTACAGTTCATGCGTTGAAGTCATGTAGAACTGTTTGTGATTTTAGGGTGAAAAGGAGACTGTTCTAAAAGGCTACCCTGGGTCCCTAGCAATTATCTCTGAGATTGAACCAAAGGATGCCATAATGCAATTGCTTATGCAGGAGACCTATTCAAGGTATTGCATCGTATATGTAGTATCGACTTCCAATTTCCCTTCTAAACTGTGCTGTTTGATTTTTGTTTTGCCTTTTCATTTAAGCATATTTTTTATCATGTATTTGAATGTGACATTCTATAAATATGTTTCAGAATTCAAACTCAACCAAACAATCACTTTACATGCTTCTCTTTCGGTATATTAACTATTCATTATTATATGATGGCCATGAATTGTCTCCTACTGTGATAAAGCAACAAACACTGTGAAGTGCTGCCCTTGACTCTTTGTATTCTATTAACACCTTTTATAATCCTGGATAATTTAATACTTGATGGTGGCAGATTAGCAGTGGTTGAAAATctacaaactatgtaattaatatTCAACAGGAcataatttctttttttttctatcaGGTCTGAGTGCAGCAAGTTTATAAAGATAATTCAAGAGCGGGTTTTAGACTCGGATTCAGGTGATATAGATGCTGGTGGGTTTTCTCTTACAAGTGCTCGGAAGGCTGGCAGACTAGCCATAGATGGATACTCTTCATTTAGTCCACATGAATCCTCACCTGCAACTTCTAGTCTTCAAGTGCATAACTGTGATAATAGTGCTGCTGTGGGCACAATTCCAAAATTAGCTCATACCAACCAAACCCCTTTCATCAACAATGCTAAGAACATAAACCCAGTGAGTGCTTTTGCTTGTAAAAATTTAGTCTGTTTCAGTCTATATTAATCATGACTTCATGATATATTGCTGCACAATGCATACTACCTCAATATCTTTTGTTGATTGGTTCATACGCTGAAAAATATCCTGGAAGTATTAAATCTTCAGGAGTTTTTTCTCATAGGTCTTATCCAGCAAATGGTGTTTGAGGCGGTCTTCTGATATTCAATTAATCATACATGCACCTTAAAGTGATGTTACTACCTCCGCCCCTAAAAGAAAATCATTATAGTTTTGTCATAAAgccaaactttcttaaatttgaCCAATATGGAGAAGAGTCGGCATTAATGATATTAAATAGACGTACATATATTTcttgatgaatctaatgatacttatttaatAGAATACATATTAGTACTTTTATATATAAAATTGGCCAAccttgatattttttatttaagaCAAAATTAGAATGACTTTCTTTTAGGGGCAGAGGGAGTAGTTGCCAATTTTTAGTTCGGTTGCTGTACTCAATTTGGCAGCAACCTTCTGTAAGTTCACACTGACCTAGCTTATTATGGTTTTCTCCATGGACATACATTATTAGTTTCATGTTTAAAGTTTTTGGGTGGACATACATAAATTCCTAACTGTGTGACCTTAATCTAGTCTCAAGCACCGAGTATTCagaattgttgttgttgttgtcagtATGCAAAATATTTTGTATCTATATGCGGTCCAAAGCACAATTAGTGTGTTGCTATATATATCTATTTGAAACTGTCTCAAGTGACTTTCTTTTCACTATATAAACGAGTTTAATTTGATGAGTATCTTTTGAATCTTACAATCACAAAATTATGGATTTGTTTTGGCAACTCTGGAATGAAAGAATTTTATCGCTGTATACTTGACTGCAGGTTCTCAAACGAAATTACTCTGTTAGAGAGGATGCATATGGGGAGATTCGAAGAGTCAGGCCAAAGATCAATGGAAATTCGTGGGACATTTCAAAATTCAAGCAAGTTGATATTATTCGAAATCATCCAGGTTGAGATTAATCATTTCAGCTATTAGTTGAGAAAGACCACTAAGCCTCCGAAAGATTATCAATTTGCGTACATCTACAACTTATACCTATTTTTCTTATCAGCTGCAAATTCACGTGAAGAGCTCACTACCAGGAATCCAAATGCTTCCAGAGATGGAAAGAAACTATTAAATGATATTATGGGAGCCAACAATTTAACATACCCTAACtttatttcaaaagttgaaactGCTGATGAAATATTAGATGTCCCCGATAAACCTTCAGCTGTAACTCCACAGCTATTTGATTCCAGTTCTCCGCAAGCTGGTAGGGAACAAAAAGGTTTTGGTGCTACAACACTTAATCAGTGTTCTAGTGAGGTACTGATATCCCACTGTACCCAAGATTTGTTGGATGCCTTTCTTTCACGTGAGAACATGCTATTTGTCGTGACATTAAGATGAGATGACTTTTACCATAGGACCTGAAGAAAGGCTTTGCTTTGAAGGTGGAGCCTTTGAATGCATTTATTCCTTTCGAGCAGCAGATGATGGACTTATCACACAGGAAGCAAGAGCGTATGTTATCGTCATTGAATATGTTTTTCTTGCTTGTCATATGAGATTGATCCCTCAACATCCTCTGAATTTCTATTATTATTATTTGCAATTACTGAGCAGATGCTGCCTGTGACGATTCATGCTCTCTCTCAAAATTAATGTTGAAGGAGGATATTGAAGCTGCACCCAGGTAGTATATCATACCACTCTTCCTAGACTATTATTCTGTGCAAGAGTTTAACCAACACCAACGTTTACTAGTACTTGTGGTGGCTGTGCTTTGCCATAAGAACTTGGAATATTTGATTTTTGCTAGAGGAGTTTGACTTGAATTTAGGATCAAAACGTCGAGAGTCGATGGCTTAGGATTGTAGTTGCTATATAGGACAATGCTGTCTGTTAACTTTAACCTTGTGTTTATGATTCAAAATCACACATTTCTAGAGCACATGTGCTTCTTTTATGATGAGCTGTTATCATTGATCACTTAATATCCACCACCTGAATTACATCTTTGAAGTTTCTAGTAAAGGGTTGTCGGGTGCAGTAAACATTCTGTACCATATTATgcccaagttttttttttttttttttgctgtagcTGTCAGGTTAAATGCCTTTGAAAGTTAAAAGAAGTAATGTGCCAATAAAGTATTCTGTAAATGTCTATTTCAGCCTGCCGATGGGCATTCAAGTACAAAATGGCTCCAAGAACCGCAGAAGAAGGCAACCCAACTCACAAAAAACCACGGCAACTCCAACAAGGTCACCTGCAAAGGGTTCACGTCGGAAGAACAACGATGCCATAGTCAAATCGGAGATGGACTTGCTTGAGCAAAGCAAGCTGGTACTGACAGAACAAGAGCAAGAGTTGGGAGACGTTCCGGTGAAGAGACCTGTTGGGAGGCCCAGGAAGGCGAGGTAACTTCCAGcatttttcatttttatataGGAACAAGGCATGGTAACCTTTCATGCCCTTGGTTGTAATCATGGTCTACTTGTAAACTAGGAATGGACCTAGCTCAGATGATGCGAGCACCCCTGCTTCGTAGGTTTGAGTTCCGTTTGGCTTGAATTTGGGTGCCTTTTTCAGTTACCTGTAACTTCTGTAAAGTGTGACTGTGTGAGCCATCTTAATGCCAATCTTAACTTATCGAACTTTTGAATAACTTGGAAAGGCACAGCAGGCAGCAGAACTAGAGAATTGAAGTTTTTTATGTGTGCGTTAATGTTTCAGAGAACGGACATGCTAGCACCCGGATGTCCGATCCAGGCGCTACCGTTCGGACGCTACCCGCATAGGGAGCGAACGAGTGCCTAGCGCGTCGGGCTTACGAGGGAGTGCACAAGTAGTGGTGTCGTGTTGTCCCGGACGTTGACCATGCCATCCCGAACGTCGTCCGCGCCGCTGACTGCTTTCCATACGCATTCTatgtgcaacatccgatctacttttgaaacattcaggtgcaacagttgcaacatacaaaagaagacagatgaaacacttgcgaaaacgtctaaaaaacatttgaaaacaattgaacatatgcaacatccagatgaaacacttacaaacatatgtatgaaacacctgaaaacacttgaaacatatgctcgcaacatgcatgtatatgcagcatctagatctacttttgcaacatccagacaaaatatttgcaacattcgtctggaaacatacgaaacatttggaacatccacttaaaacatacgtatatagccattacaagtgcaacatctcgatctacttttgcaatatcgatATACAACATTGCAACATACCtcgaaaacatctgaaacactttgaaacatactattgcaacgtGCGCTTTCAGCGTAGGATTTGCTTACTGCTTGGACGAATGAAGGCTTATCGACGCGGAGCTCGAAGCTGCGGAGTGGCGCGGAGGTCGCTAGTATGGAACTCGTCGACGGCACAGACCTCGACAGGGGCAGGGGTAGGCGGATGGAGCACGGCCGCGACGAGAGGCGTAAGTCCAGAAGCGACCTAGCGAGCGCCTAGGGCGTCGGGCTCGCCGTGCGCGGCGCGGGCGTGAACGGGTGTCCCACGAGCAGAGCGAGCGGGCGACGTGGGTAGGGGCGGCGTGGACGAGTGCGGGTTCCATCGAGACGGACAAACGGCCTAGAAGGGGCGTTTCCGTTCAGACAAGAGGACTTCGAGAATCGGGACAACTGGACAAGGGGAAAGAGAGGATGTATTGACATCATTATCATTGTTACCAAATCGACTCCATGTAAATCATGTTTCATAAATACTATTGTCAGCAGCAGATAGTTAAATTTCTAGCCTGTCTTACGTTGCACAAATCATATGTCGTTTTATCGCCAGTCGCAGCTTCAGCTCGCGTGCTGCACCTGCACAGTGAAACAGATTGGCCACACCCACACTGGACAAAAGGCCAAAAGGGTCAAGCCCTCGAAGCGGGAATCGACGGTGGGTGGTCAGAATTCGCCGGAAGTAGTCGGCAGATCAGATGTGCCGGCAGCAGATTTGCGCCACTCGATCAGGGATCGGCGCCACTGACTGATCCGATCAGGTTCAGATCTCCATCTCCCAAACACAAACAACAGCGGAGCGGGTCGCCTCGCCGCCCTCTTCCCGCCACCCAACTTCCCGTCCACCCGCTCCCGCCACCGTATCCGTAAACCCAATCCCCTAGCTGGCATGCTGCGCGCGGGCCTCCGCCTCCCCTCCACGCTCAAGAGCTCGTAATCGTTGCCTGCCGCTCCTGCACCGAGCGGCCAacgcgcaccgccgccgccgatggaGGCCACCGGCCGGGGGGTGTTCCCGAACAAGCCCACCCTCCCGGCGGGGCCGAGGAAGCGGGGCCCGCTCATCCCGGCCGCGCCCCCGCCGCCGTCTCCCTCCTCGCTCCCGCTCGACTCGCTCCTGCTCCACCTcaccgcggcgccggcgccggcccccGCGCCGCGGCGGTCGCACCCGACACCGACGCCGCCGCACTCCTTCCTCTCCCCCGCCGCGCAGGCGCTCGTGCTCGCCATCTCCTCGCACCCGCTCCCGACACTCGCGGCCTTCCTCGCCTCCCGCCGCGACGAGCTCCTCCGCGCGGACATCCCGTCCCTGCTCAAGGCGCTCGAGCTCTCGGGGCACTGGGAGTGGGCGCTCGCGCTCCTCCGATGGGCCGGCGCCGAGGGCACCGCCGACGCGTCCGCGCTCGAGATGGTCGTCCGCGCGCTGGGGCGCGAGGGCCAGCACGACGCCGTCTGCGCGCTGCTCGACGAAGTGCCGCTCCCGCCCGGGTCCCGCCTCGACGTCCGCGCCTACACCACCGTGCTCCACGCGCTCTCCCGGGCGGGTCGGTACGAGCGCGCGGTCGAGCTCTTCGCCGAACTCCAGCGGCAGGGGGTGGCGCCCACGCTCGTCACCTACAACGTCGTGCTCGACGTGTACGGCCGGATGGGCCGCTCGTGGCCGCAGATTGTCGCCCTCCTAGATGAGATGCGGGCCGCCGGGGTCGAGCCCGACGACTTCACCGCCAGCACGGTGATCACCGCGTGTTGCCGTGATGGGCTTGTTGATGAGGCTGTGGCATTCTTCGAGGACCTCAAGGCCCGGGGCCACGCCCCGTGCGTCGTCACCTACAATGCGCTGCTCCAGGTGTTTGGCAAGGCCGGAAACTACACCAAGGCTCTGCGAGTGCTCAAGGAGATGGAGCAGAACGGTTGTCAGCCAGATGCTGTGACGTACAATGAGCTCGCCGGAACATATGCCCGGGCTGGGTTCTACGAGGAGGCTGCCAAGTGCCTGGACACAATGACATCCAAGGGTTTATTGCCAAACGCATTCACATATAACACCGTGATGACAGCTTATGGGAATGTTGGGAAGGTGGATGAGGCACTTGCTCTGTTTGACCAGATGAAGAAGAGCGGGTTTGTGCCGAATGTGAACACATACAATCTTATCCTTGGCATGCTTGGCAAGAAATCAAGGTTCACTGTGATGCTAGAGATGCTTGGAGAGATGTCAAGGAGTGGATGCACACCAAATCGGGTCACATGGAACACAATGCTTGCAGTCTGTGGGAAGCGTGGCATGGAGGACTATGTCACCCGGGTTTTGGAGGGGATGAAGTCTTGTGGGGTTGAACTGAGCCGAGACACCTACAACACcctgatcttgtaacttgactaatggtatatgcaataaacataaaatgtgactttttagcaacatggaaacagggggctggagtgtttagctactttctaaatgcttcagattcctctccctaaggacttatctgtaagtgatcatccgagacttacagtacagctgtgagagctacatggctctggctttagctcagtatgaggacccttttctagcttgttagtggttacctttattggcgtaagaatggcttgacgaatcaggtataggacagcctctactcttatgtgtatagccgtgaaggaattgtgccatttgacaggggggttcctataactgtttgccgagtgaatctaatggccctaacttgttagacgaacctttgaaaggcttcatagtgacccctacctgctcaccttgggagtgttttgggagttataaacccgggcatatgggaatcatgactcacagtgaaagtgtacaacctctgcagagtgtaaaactggtatatcagccgtgctcacggtcatgagcggccttggaacatttatggaatagatgatcactaagtaatatctgtttatgctattcattactcatgtttacatctGATCATGTGTTCTACTTTGGGGACTGAAACaccttgatgctactcataagctaaaattgtgacaactaaaagctgaccgCTGTTAAgcctgtgtctagccttttgagcctcatgaacctcgtgttacacttgttgagtacgacatgtacttacgcttgtttattttcactatttggataaaaatcccggatgggtaacagatgaccttgagaatgatgatttccttgaggactactagacttgtggtcaaccagtcgacgtctctgtgaattggagcttccgcgatagatctttttattatttgtgctatacttatgtaataactctgtcttattcgtgatgtaataaacattggagatgatactattcataatttgtcggcttatgtgtgtgacttatctctgggcgcacataaggttatgcaccccattttatccttaaaattgggtgtgacacgccgcaagaacctacctacaagtgaggtagctcaatgacacgagcaatccaatatagtaccttttggctcttcgtcgGGAGAAGGTCAAGAACTCGTACAAGCAattgatcggagccggagataatcaccaactccgctcaacgatcctccaatcaTCGGACCATCTAGGTgctggcaaacaccaagagtaacaagatcacGACcaacccaaatcacccaactagtgccatagGATGatacaactcaatgcaatgcactagaggctctccaatctcacttaaGATGATggaatcaagtgtgcaagtgagtggagtatattgctcagctcccaaagggtgtgcacaagtgtaagaggtgccaagagagtggccatggccggccacaccctctatttatagccacacaagcaaatagagccgttggccctTTGGGGCTATTTCTGCGGgggcaccagacacggcggtgcacCACCGAACAAGGGGTGGCGATGCCCCCTCCAACAGTCACCAACGGCTAGTTTGACTAGCCGTTGGGTCACCAAACATGTGATGGTGGCACCAGACagggggtggcagtgccaccccGAGCCAACTTCGCGTTTTCCCTGCTCTCTGGATAAATAGAGCAATGCCCCCCTTCGCTATAAATCGAATTCAGTGCTCTCAGGTGAAAAAGGGCGGTGGCACCAGACAAGGGCGACGGTGCCCATGGCGGTGCACCGCTGTGCTAGTGGCGGTGTACACCGACATGTACGGTGACTACCCCACTACAACCCTTCTCAGTCAGGTCTAGGTGGGCACCGTcctaggggtggcagtgccaccggacagggggtggcggtgccacccaggcACCTCCACTTGCTCTCCAAGTTGCAAACTTTTTCACTATTCGATCCACGGCAACTCGAGCAACTCCCCGCAAGCGATGCTAACtttcaaagtgttttctcaaaacatatTAGAGCCacgttagcatttctcaaaatattttcgataaatatttttgcttgctctccgatgtgcactaggcctaaatgcaatgcgtGAAGtctaacacctagtggcactagatgactgaattGTCTAGTAGAGAttctctcttaatagtacaaccatttatcctaaacgtgatcacactctctataatatcttgatcaccaaaacaaaatccctatttatacctttgccttgatctccgcacttgatcatcatcacatgtggccatctcatcatttcatgtgatcaacaccaacccttgagtgccaccatgctccacACTTGGATGTACCAACCTATCTCACACAACACTTAAATAGCAAGGTTAgtacataggtttcatcaattatacaaaaccaaactagggctttcagcacCCACAGGGGTCTCAACCTCGTCGCGCCCGCGCCAATAAATAGACGTTTGAACAacaaaaaaataattattttgatgTTTGCACCTATATTTTTTCTTCATATTAGGGCGATATTAGGACGACGTACCCACCCCATGTTTTTATCGTTTGTATATGTTGTTCCATTAGCGGTTCGTCCAATCCAATGAGGCGAGGGATGGAGAGAGTGTCATGGCGGCAGTTGCAATGGCGGAAACTGCGCGGTGGGGCCGCTACGCGCCCACGACGGATGCGGGACGGCGGCGGAGCGACGTGGACATGGACTTCGGACGGGAGATGGCAGCGCAAGCAACTTCATCAAACTCTCTTGCCGTGGATCTTGAATCGTGCACTGTGTACAATATGTTTCTTTCTATAATTTTTGCTCGGTTAAAACtgaaaaaaaatatagaaatcaAAACTGAACTCATCAGTTTTTAGTTTCCTACTAACAAACATGCCCGTACGGTTGCAACGGGAAAAAATGTTATCAAATGTTTGACCTATTTGCTTCAGCTTACTGACACCTACAACAGTTAATTTGTATAGGTACTACTTTTGCTGTTTTGAATGGTTGCTGTGGTTTTTCCAGCGATCACAAATGAACGGGTACATTAATAGAAAAAGAACGACAATTTATGCCAAAAATTAGTATACTCGTTGATGAGTATGATTGAGACCTCTCTCAATCTTTTATATGTTAGCCCTTGTCGAGGATTGTAATGGTATATATGGATAACTTAGATATTGTACTTGTATATGATATTTAAGTTGGTAAGGGGTTAGTCATCGTCGTGTAAAATTTGGTCCGTTCATTGATGAGTATGACTGAGACCTCTTTCATTGGTATATGCAAATAGCTTGGAGATATATTTATTCTGATTAAACTGGACGACAAACTACTCAAAATTTCTGTTTACCTTTCGATTAATTGGGATATTGGCTGATCTAGGTTAAAATAATTTTTATTCCTAATGAAAACTACGTCAACAACTTTAAGACCATCGGTTCTATTGATAATaagttttatttttaatccaaactACATCACCCCAACTTAGTCGTATAAATATTTGTTTATTAGGTAAGAGTAATATTAGGTAAGAGTAAAAGTTTTAAAGATCCATAATACgaaatttattatttattattattttatctaccctaccctataatacaccagttacaataaatctacagccacacaaCAAATGCCTGCTCTacagtcatgacctatgctacatccacacccatgaatgcacccaaaaaatataacaccatcaaaacggatgcaccagattatctcttagtcattctctctcattactcatccaaatccGACGGCTCATGTTTAATGTGTCTGTCCTCCATCGCCCTCCTACGGACCCACGCGGGATTTCAGCACCGGCGTTAGGGGAAAAAACAGCATTTCAGCACTGGCGTTTCGAAAGTTCCACACCCCCGCCCGGCCGGCCAGCGGCCATGTCCCTCCCCGGTGGCAACGGCGAGCCCCCTCCCCCTCCACCGCCGTTCCCCTCACTCATCAAGCTCGGCCGCGCGGTCACCGCGAGACACGTCGACCGCCTCCTGACAGTGCTCCTCCGCCGCTGCAGGCACCGCCTCCTCGCCGCGCTCGCCTCCCAGGCGCTTGCCAACGCCATCGCCCCTACTCCGCGCACGCACCTCCTTGCCGCCTCCGCCTTGCTCGACTCCGCGCGGCCGCGTGACGCCGCACAGCGCCTCGCACTTGCCTCCCGCACCGCCAGTCGCCGCCTCTGGGATGCACTGCTCTGCCGGGCCTGCGCCGGGGGCGGCGACCCGCGCCACGCACTGGAGCTACTCTCCGCTGCCATCGAAGACCACGGCATGGTGCTGTCGCCTTCCACGTACCGCGAGATGGTGGTGTTGCTGTGTGCCCACGGGGAGGTGGATTGCGCGCTTAGGGTGTTCGACTTAATGACCAGGAGGGGGTGTCAGGTAGAGGATCGCGTTTGCAGCTCGATCGTTTCTGGGTTATCCAGAACTGGGAAGGCCGGAGCAGGGCTGGATTTCTATGAGAAGGTGAAGAGTCAGTTCAGTGGATTTGATCCGGGCCTTGTGACACTGACatcagttgtccatgctcttggGTTGGAGGGGAGAACTGGTGAGATGGCGGAGCTTATGCGGGAGATGGAGTGTAAAGGCATGAATGCTGATGCTGTGTTTTACGGCAGCATGGTTCATGGATACATGAGTCGTGGGTTTTTGATGGAAGGTCTTCGGGAGCATCGATCCATGCTAGAGAAGGGAATCGAAGCTGATGTGACTAACTATACTACTGTTATTGATGGACTCTGCAGAGAAGGTAGTGTGGAGAAAGTAATGGGGTTCTTGGATGAGATGGAGCGAGTGGATGCTAAGCCAAATTTGATTACTTATACATCACTGGTTGGTGGCTTCTGTAAGAGAGACAGGTTGGAAGATGCTTTCTCTATCGTGAGGAAACTGGAACAAACAGGCGTGGTGGTGGACGAGTATGTATATTCGATTTTGATTGACAGTTTGTGCAAAATGGAAGATTTAGACAGGGCTTTCTCGTTGCTCACGGAGATGGAGAATAAGGGAATAAAGGCTAGCATCAAAACATACAACGCGATAATAAATGGTCTGTGTAAAGCTGGTCACACTGAAAAGGCTCTTGAAATTTCTGAAGGTGTTGCTGCTGATAATTTCAAATATAGCACACTGTTACATGGTTACATCAAAAGAGGTGACATAACCGGTGTTATGGCAATAAAGGATAGGCTGGTAGTGATATTTCTATGGATGTTGTCACATGCAATGTTCTTATCAAAGCATCGTTTATGATTAACAAGGTGAATGATGCCTGGAGCTTGTTTCATAAAATGCCTGAGATGGGCTTAAGACCTAATACTATCACCTACCATACAATCATAGACAAACTGTGTAAAGCTGAGGAAGTTGACAAGGCACTGGAGTTGTTTGATGAATACAGGAAAGATTCAGGATTCTCCACTGCAGTTGTTCATGAGTGTCTGACTAAAGCACTGTGTAATGGAGGAAAAGTTGACATGGCTGACCAAATATTTTATGATCTTGTTCAGAAAAAAATAAGGCCCAATTTCTTTAACCGCAGGAAGTTGATTCATGCACACTTCAAAGGACACGGTGAACATGGTGTGCTGGATTTCATTTGTAAGGTTGGGAATTAGATATTGACTTATTTTCATCTGTTTGTAATTATGCTTCTGCTTTCTTAAGCAACAGAAATTGTATGCAAGCAGCAATGGATGCTTACAAGTTACTCAGAATGCAAGCCATTGCGGTGACTAGATCcgttgcgttagcacgggcattatactagtgtTTATAAGAAAAAGCAAATGGACTTCATtaggaaagaaaaaaacaaaagaaaggtcacGGGAAAAAGCAGCACGGGACACCCCTAACGGGGGCGGCAATTTTTTTCTGAGACCCCAACGTAGGAAATACTACCTCAAGCGTGAGAAAcagagatagaaaaagaaaaaaaaaaggacggACGTCCAAACATGAGAAGAAATAGAAACGGAAACGAACGTGAAAAGAATACTGCTGATTAGGCTGGACGAATTTTTTTTTAGTAGTAGAGGATATGAACACAGATAccatatttgaattgaaaagcagAGGATACGGACACTGATTAAGAGACAAGAAGGAGGACGGTAGAAATAGAAACTTCCTTATTATCGAACGCGGAGTGCGCAAGAAATTTTATCTCTTTATTATTAGAGATATTAAAGATCCATAATACTAAATTTATTATTATTTAATGTTTATAAGAGAA
The nucleotide sequence above comes from Miscanthus floridulus cultivar M001 chromosome 18, ASM1932011v1, whole genome shotgun sequence. Encoded proteins:
- the LOC136521796 gene encoding uncharacterized protein; this encodes MESSAAGGDTPTQPSASAGASPPAPPPPPPPPRGWLAGLVSGAGRILAAVLGPEPSASGSGSGSISSAAASDGDSPSAACSPAWYPPPGPHGEGCNDATDNGDSPVFPLSNNQSNQGEKETVLKGYPGSLAIISEIEPKDAIMQLLMQETYSRSECSKFIKIIQERVLDSDSGDIDAGGFSLTSARKAGRLAIDGYSSFSPHESSPATSSLQVHNCDNSAAVGTIPKLAHTNQTPFINNAKNINPVLKRNYSVREDAYGEIRRVRPKINGNSWDISKFKQVDIIRNHPAANSREELTTRNPNASRDGKKLLNDIMGANNLTYPNFISKVETADEILDVPDKPSAVTPQLFDSSSPQAGREQKGFGATTLNQCSSEDLKKGFALKVEPLNAFIPFEQQMMDLSHRKQEHAACDDSCSLSKLMLKEDIEAAPSLPMGIQVQNGSKNRRRRQPNSQKTTATPTRSPAKGSRRKNNDAIVKSEMDLLEQSKLVLTEQEQELGDVPVKRPVGRPRKARNGPSSDDASTPAS
- the LOC136521798 gene encoding pentatricopeptide repeat-containing protein 10, chloroplastic-like, translating into MEATGRGVFPNKPTLPAGPRKRGPLIPAAPPPPSPSSLPLDSLLLHLTAAPAPAPAPRRSHPTPTPPHSFLSPAAQALVLAISSHPLPTLAAFLASRRDELLRADIPSLLKALELSGHWEWALALLRWAGAEGTADASALEMVVRALGREGQHDAVCALLDEVPLPPGSRLDVRAYTTVLHALSRAGRYERAVELFAELQRQGVAPTLVTYNVVLDVYGRMGRSWPQIVALLDEMRAAGVEPDDFTASTVITACCRDGLVDEAVAFFEDLKARGHAPCVVTYNALLQVFGKAGNYTKALRVLKEMEQNGCQPDAVTYNELAGTYARAGFYEEAAKCLDTMTSKGLLPNAFTYNTVMTAYGNVGKVDEALALFDQMKKSGFVPNVNTYNLILGMLGKKSRFTVMLEMLGEMSRSGCTPNRVTWNTMLAVCGKRGMEDYVTRVLEGMKSCGVELSRDTYNTLIL